The sequence TTTCTCCAAAACGCTGGTAGCCAAAATAATTTGGAAAACCTCCCTTGAGTTTCAATTCGGCCAAGATTTCTTTAGTACGCTGCAGAGCAGTCTCGGGATCAACGTCCCTCACAACTATCCGAAAGTAATTTCCAAGAAGCATACCAAGTTTTAGTCTTCTCCCATATCCCACGAACTTCAATGATATGTCTTGGATATTCAATGAATCAAGCCGGCTTTTTATTTCTTCCAGATTTTCCGTGCAGATGCTGATATACTGGTAAGTAACTGCATGCCTATCTTTAGTGCCTGCAAATCCAATGGATTTGTAATCTATGCCGACTCTCTTTGCTATCTCTTTTATAGCCGCCATTGTTTCCCAGTTTCGTTTCTTGAGGAGATATATTAAGCAGCTGTCCCCTTTAAAGACGCTCTTCGGAATTTTTTCCTTCACTATAAAGTCCTCTGGGTAAGTTTTAATCCTCCCACCTATCCCTGGGAGTGAGCTCAAATACTTGAACTGAGCAAAAAATTCCTTATAGTCCATTTTTACCACTCACAGGAGCTTTAAATTTCCAGTAACCTTATCAACAATCTCTTCCGGTGCGGGACCAATTGCAAGACACGTTATTGTTCCAGGTGGAATTTCCGTTAAACCCGCGTCTCTTATCAATGCTGTTGGAAGACCTAGCTTTTCTGCCTGAGCCTTTAGCTCAAAAAGTTTTTCTTCGCATTCCACTTTCACTACAACTTTCTTCTGTCCCTCATTAAACCATGCCTTAAACCATTCTGGTTTCTCTTTGTAAGCTTTGAAAGCCGCTGTAACTGCTCCATGGGCTACCTGAACTGCCAGTTTTCCTTTACTGAGCTTTAGATCAGTCCTAACTACCATGACCTGCTTATACTTGAACATCCTTCATCCCACAAATAACAAACAAAAAAGGTATATAAAAGTTAAAGGTTTAAGAAAAAGAGGTTAAGGTCGTGATTCCTCAGTAGCTTTTTCTTCGAGCTTCAATGATTCCTCTTTCTTAGGCAGTCCTCCAGGTCTTCTCTTCCTCTTTCCAAGCTCTTTAAGGACTTTTTCGTACTTTGATTTGAGATCCATATAGCTGTAAGCTAGGACTGCTGAAGCTATGAGGAATAAGACAGTTAAAATTGGCCACCAGTTAATGCCTTTTTCCGGAGGTAGGTAATAGGAGCTTATATCCTTGAGCTTCTCTGCAAGCAGTTCCCTTGTTTTGTTGTCCACTTTTGCCAGAGTCGAATTTACATATTCTGGGAGCTCCTCTGGGGATGGGTAGACTTTGACTTCCTTAATTTCCACTGCTGGCGGGAGGGAGTTAACAATCACAAGGTTTCCAAAATTCTCTTCATGCCAGTTGCCAAGTGGGTCTTGGTAAACCAGCATTGCACTTATTATGGCATTATCTGGCTTTAGAATCGCATACTCGCTTTCTAATGTTTTGGTTTCTCCTGCCTTCACATCCCCTACAAATAGTTCTGTCTCACCGTCAAGGCTATCTGGAAGGAGCAGTTTAATTGTAGCATTTTTTATGAATTCATATTCAGCGTCTTTGCCTTCAGCAGAGACTGTGAACTTAAGCTTCACGGTCTTCTCCTGAGTATGGACATATGTGCTCCAGGTTCCATTGAAAGCTTCTCCAACTAAAGAAAGCTTTGGTAGACCATAAACGATGATCTGATTGATTGTATTTGATTTTATAATTTTCTTTTCTCCAGCTTCGTTGTAATACTGGACGTTCACTGTATCGAGCTTATAGCTTCCTACTTGGGTTGGTTTCAGCGTGTAAACTAGAACGGGCATTTTTGTAAAAGCATCAAGCATTTTTAGGTTCCAAGTTCCAATGCCACTTCTCAACTCAAAGCCATCTGGTATGGGAGCGGCAACATTAACATCAAATGCCTTACCCTTCCCTTGGTTTTCAACGTTGACAAAGACTATAAGCTCGTCTCCACCGAGGAGAAGCTCAGTCGAGCTGACGCTTAGTTCAACTTTTATGTCTGCTTCCCTAATGATTGGCTGAACTTCGGAACCTTGTGGGGCATACAATCTAACCTTCGTACGATTGTAACTTAAATCGACACTGTTCGGGGGAATTTCTACTCTGATAGGTACCTGAGATAACTGATACCCCGAGCCCTCTTTTACGGTAAACGTCTTTATTGGCTTGTTGTCCTTGTCAAAGACGCTGAAACTCGAGTAATATCCAACAGAGTTAAGCCTTAGCTTGTAAGTAGTTTGATTGATGCTGAATGTTAGTATTTCCCCAACATAAAGGATATCGTTATAGATAAGTTCTGTAGGCTCAGCGCCGACTTGCTGAGATTGCTCTTCACTAACTTGCGCTCTCTTTACTTGAAGTGAAGTTGCCGCATATTCTGGAATCCATATATCAAAGCTAACCTCATCATTTTTTGTAGAACTCTTGAGGTTTAGGTAGACATAAGGATAGTACGAGATTGTTTTTCCTGAAATCTCGGTAAGCTTGTATGGGATGCCGTAGCCCTTGCCTTCCGTAATAGTCTGGGTAATTGTTTCATAAGGAAGGGTTATCTGGAATTTGGCACTGTCGTCATACGCTTCCACTACCTTTATCTTGATTTCTGGCAACCAAGAAGGCAATTGGTAAGTTTGTCCTTCACTTAGGGTTACGCTCTCCAGTTTTTTCAATGGGGATTCAAGTCTGAGGTACATCGTTTTTTCATCCGATTTTATCCAAGCAACTTTGACATAAAACATTGGATTGTCTTCAGTAGGAAATGGATAACTGTCTCCAACTCCAAGCACGGGAGTGGCACTTGGTTCACTTTCACCTTTTTCATAGATGTGAACGTTTACCTTAGTCCAAGAAGGATTAACATCCGCAAACTTGATTTCGTAGTTCCCAAAAATAACTGAATCCCCAAGACCAAGCTCTATTAGAGTTACTTGGGCAGTTGAGGGTACTGCTGATTTAACAAGTGGCACAACAGACAGAATTAATAATCCAATAATGAGGACCGCAACTTTTCTCATCGTTTCCTCCTCCAACAAATTTGTTTTCTAAAACCATAAAAAGATAAAATGGTATAAAGCTCTTATGGTTCTAACCGTCTCCTATCCCTTGGGAATAGGATAACTTCCCTGATATTGTTCAAGTTGAGCATCTGCTTGAGCAGTCTCTCTGCCCCGAGACCAAAGCCTCCATGAGGCGGCATGCCATAGCGGAATGCCTTAAGATAGAACTCAAAGCTCTCTACATTCAAGCCCTTTTCTGCAATTTGCGCCTTTAGTTTCTCATAACGGTGCTCCCTCTGTCCTCCGGAGGTTATCTCTACTCCCCTATACTCCAAGTCAAATGCCCTCGAGATTTCAGGCTTGTCATCGTATTTCATTATGTAGAATGGTTTTGCCTCACTTGGGTACTGGTAGATAAAGTACAGATCTTCATCGTAGGTCTCTTTTACGTACTGACCAAGGAGCTTTTCTCCTTCAGTATCGATGTCTTCTCCCCATGGGATTTCCTTTCCAAGATCTTTGAGTATCTCAAGGGCTTGAGTGTATGTTATCCTCCTAAAAGGCAGTTTTGGTTCCTCAAGCTCGAAGTTTAAAATCTCGAGTTCCTTTTCGTTGTGCTCTCTAATGTAGTTAATCGTATAAGCAACGAGCCTCTCAAGGAGCTGCATAACTTCTTCCTCGCTCTCTATAAAGGCCATTTCAGCATCAATGCTCCAAGCTTCATTTAAGTGTCTTGTTGTGTTATGTTCCTCCGCTCTAAAGATTGGGGCTATTTCAAACACTCTGTCCAGTCCAGAGGCCATCATAATTTGCTTGTAAAGCTGTGGAGATTGCGCCAAAAAGGCATCTCTTTCAAAATACTTTATTGGGAAAAGCTCTGTGCCTCCTTCAGTTGCTGTGGCTATTATCTTGGGTGTGTGGATTTCGATAAAACCTTCTTGGTAAAAGAAATCCCTTACTGCCCTAAAAACATTTGAGCGTATTTTGAATATTGCCAAGACCTCGGGTCTTCTTAAATCCATAAACCTATTGTCGAGCCTTGTGTCAAGCTCAGCCTTAACCTTCCCTGTAGGGTCTAATGGAAGAGGAGATTCAGCTTTTGCTAGGATTTCAATTTTTTCTGGAATAATTTCGAACCCAAGCTTGGCCTTTGGTGTAAAGTTAACGACACCTTCAACTGCGATTACGTCTTCGTTGTTGAGCGTTGGAATAATGCGGAAAATTTCTTCACTTACTTTCTTTTTTGGAGCTGTAATCTGCACTATACCTTCCCTATCCCTCAGCCAAACGAACTTTATTCCACCGAGATCTTTGACTTCATGAACCCATCCTGCAACTTTCACTTTTTTCCCATTTAACTCTTCAGTTATTTGGCTCGAATAATGGGTTCTATACATACCTAAACCTCCAATAAAATTAGAAGTCAGATGAAAGATATCTTGACATCAGTACCAGCTATCTTTGAAAGGATGTCTTCCAGAATCTCTTGTCTCTCGGGAAGCTTCTGCTTGTCTCTTCTCATCACGAGCACTTTGTAATACTGCCCCTGTGGGGAGTATACAATGTTAACTCCAAAGACCCCCGCAGGGTATAGAAGATCCGTTGCGAGTTTCTTGAGATCCTCGGTACTTTTGATTTCTCTGCCTTCAATAACTCTAACTCTCTTTCCGAGTTCTCTCATGAGGAGCTTAATGTTTTTGCCTCCCTTCCCGATAACGAGGGGAACGTTTCCCTCCCCGACCATTATCACAACTAGGTCTCCTGCCTCAACGGCTTTCTTAAACTCAATGTCAGCGTCACCCAAGAGTTTATAGAGCATTCTTGATATTTTAACATCAAGCTCAGAAATCACTCCCTCTTGGAGCTTCTTTTCATCTGCCGGGCACAAAATATCCTCCGTTTTTAGACATACCTCACAGATTGGCGCTTTCATTAGCCCACCTCCTAGTTATTTGCAAAAAATGAACATGAGCTAACACTCTTTTGCAGATATTATTTAAAAACCTTATCCCCTTACAAAAGAGCCAAAATCGTAAGAAAATTAAGGCAAATATCGGCTCCTTAGAGCGTTCCTTCAATCTCCTTGAGGAGTCTCTCGATAAACTCTTCAACAAATTTGTGCCTTCCTTCAGCTAATTCCTTCGCAGTTTTTGTGTACATTAAATCCTTGAGCTTTAATATTTTCTCTTCAAAGTGCTTTATAGAAGCGTCTATATCTCTTCCGTGCTCTCCCGAATACATGAAAACTCTCGCGACACCTATTGCCCCTATTGCATCAAGCTTATCTGCATCACTGAGGATCTTCGCCTCGAGCGTCTGGGGTTCTGGTGGCCTTGAGAAGCGGTGAGCTTCGATTGCATGAACTACTTCGTCGACTTTGGGATACTTGAGCGACATCAAAAACCTGCGAGCAATCTTTGCGCTCTCCTTTGCATGATCCTCAACAATCCCCTTATCTTCTAGAGGTCTAGCAATATCATGAAGCAACGCTGCCAAAGCCAAAACTTCCAAATCTGCTCCTTCTGCCTTTCCAATATGTAAACAGAGGTTGAAAACTCTTTTTACGTGGGAAAATCCATGTGTTCCTTCCCGTTCAAAGAAGTTTTTAGCCAGCTCTTCAGCCTTTTTAATCAGGTTTATACTCTCTTTGTCTTGTATGTATTCCTCGATGTTCATGCCACTTCACCCGATTTTATTTTCAACGATTGAATTAAGCATGGTTAAAAAGCTTTTATGGACTTCAAGAGGGATGCCATCAACGCTAAGCTCTGGTCTCTTGGTAATTCCATCTATAACTCCCGAAGAAACCAGGGCTTTCAAAACTTTCTCTTCTTCCTCAATCCAATCCTTTATCATGTTCTCCCCAAGTTCAACAGATACCTGAGCAATTAGTCCATAAGCACCCCAGTTAGACACTGCAGAGAGGATTAAAGCATCAACCTCAACAACGCTACCTATCTTTTCGCCAAATTTTATGTGCTTACAAACCAAGTCCCATATATTTCCCATACCTATTTCATTCCCACCGTCCCCAATTCCAATTGTGGGAATTCCAAGTTCTCTAGCTTTCAAAAACAGCTCATCAAATGGAGGTACTTCTATTTCTAGGGCGCTCATGGAGTAATACTTCCCGTCCTTGGCTCTGCCAGGTGTTTCGACGCTTACCAAAAGGGAATAGTTTTCTACCAAAGAGGCGTGAGCAAAGTCAATTTTGAAGTCTTTAAGAGCTTCTTGAATCTTTTTACACGTTAATATCTCAGCTTTTCCTCCTAATTTTTCAACGGTTCTGTAAAGTGCCAAGGCCCCAGGAGGGCCATCTGTTTCAGGTATCTGCATGGGAGGAATTGGAAAGCAGGAAACAATTAAAACTCTGTCAATGTTTTCCAAAAACAAAGAGGTAGCATTTTTTAGAAAGTCAAAGTTGCGTTTGCGGTATTCAAGATAAAGCCTAATGACGTTCCTTCCATAGAGATCGGTGTTTATTAGATGTGCTATCATACTTCATTCCTCGATTTCGTATGCTATTATCCTAACTTTCTTACCTTTTATTGTCTCCTTGAGAAGCCACCATAGCTCGGTTGGAATTTCTTGCCTGTGGGTCAACTTATCACCGCTTTCAAGCTCTACAGTTTTTTCTTCATATTTGATGAAGATCCCCTCTTTATTGAATACCTCCCTCATCTTAAACCCCCCAGGATTTTTCTTAACTGATAAAGGCCCCTAATTTCAAAATCTGCAAAGTTATAATCTTCCGATTCATCCCTATTTATCCATACTGCAAGCATTCCAACATTTTTTGCCCCATAAACATCTTGATAAAGATTATCCCCAATCATCATGGCGTCCTGTGGATCAACATTTAGTTTCTCACAGGCATATAAAAATATTTTAGGATCGGGCTTTACGGTCTTTACGTCGTCTCTAGTTACAACCACATCAAAGTACTTATCAAGCTTCGTTATTCTCAGCTTTAACTTCTGGTATTCTGGACCGCTGGTTATTACACCGAGCTTGTACCCTTCCTCTTTTAACCATTCCAGAGTCGGCTTCACGTCAGGGAAAACACGAATCTTGTGGGGATATGCCCTCAAGAGTTCCTCATATTTAAAATTCAGTCCAAAGCTCTCAAAAAAGAAGTTCCAGTCATGCCATTCGTAAGTGTTCCTTCTCTCAGAAAGCTCTCTAAGGAATTTTAATCGAGCGTCTCCTCTGGAAATTCCCAACTTTTTTGAAAGCATCTCATAAACCTGTGGAAGAAAAAGCATCACAAGCGGCATTTCACTTAAAAGTGTTTCATCTATGTCAAAAAAGATGGCTTCCATTTTACCACCTCTTGATTAACAACGAAAGGATTTCCACATTATTCTCTAACCCCTCCTCCATTTTTATTCCCCATATTATATCCTTTTCTTTCAAGAGCTTTTGAAACGTTTCGAGTATTTTGTGGGCATAGCTCAGAGGAACTTTTTCACCTACTAAGATGTTTACCAAGCCTTTGTCCCATATTCCCCAGTGCCAGTCGAAATCAATTTTCCTCAAAAGGCGGAGTATACCTATGTTGCTTCCTTTTATCATAGTGAAGAAATCAGCGTAATCAACGTTAACCAGCATTTGGTTTTCCAAGTAGTAGTGGAGTCTTGTAAACATTAACCCTATGCTCCTAGCGGCCATTTGGAATGCCGAGTCAAGGGAAGAAGAAGTGTATTCATCTAAAAACTCCCACAGCGAGTCATAAAAGATTGTATCAAAGTTCTCTGCCCACAGGGGTTTTTCTTCGTGAACAAGCTCCTTTTGAGGGGTGAGAATATACGCTAATTTAAGAGGTTTTTCCGGCAGGTATTCGAGAATAACCTGCATTATTTCAATATTTACGGGCTTATTTTCAAGTATAAACCACAAAATGGTATCTTCCGGAATGTTATAGAATAAATCCTTGAGATTCTGACGAAAAGAAGACTTTCCAAGCAAATAATAAGTTGGGTTTATTACCACCTTTGAAGCTCCTTCTATACCAATGTTTTGAACTACCTTGCCCCCGTTGTTCCCAATTCCAATAAAAATGTAAGGAAAAGAGGACATGTAAATCACTCTAAGGTTGCATGCTTTTTCCTCATATCCTTCTCGGTCTTTTGGAACGTTGCCATTAGCAGTGCTATGACGCCATCCAAAAACAGCATTGTTGAGTCTTCAAAGAGTGTACCCATTGGAGCAATCCACTTGTATTCAGTGAGCATTTGCCTTGCTATGTAATCCGTTGGAATGTCGGCTTTTGTTCTTCCCGGAATTTCTACCACAACGTCGGCAAGTTTTCCGAGGGTTGAGTCCTTATAGGAGGTTATAGCAACAACTTTTCCACCCTGCTTCTTTGCGATTTCAGCAGCATCTACTATCGTTCTTGTTTCACCGCTTCCACTGATTGCAATTAAGAGGTCACCCTCCTCAAAAGCGGGAGTAATTGTCTCACCAACGACGTAGACGTTAAAGTCAAGGTGCATTAGGCGCATTGCAAAGGCTTTTCCAACCAAACCGCTCCTTCCAGCACCGTAGATGAATATCTTGTTTGCACTTATCATTGAGTCTATCATTCCCCTGACTTGCTCAAGCTTTAAAGAGTCAGCGACCATGTTTATGTGTTCGGTAATATCCCTAATTGCTTTCCTTATTGTGACCATGTATTCACCCCAGAACAGATCAAGTATTTTTCTGGTAACTTCTTCAGGATCCTTTGCCTTTGTTATTGCACTACCAACGATTACAATGGTAGCCCCCGCTTCAATAACCTTTGGGATTGTCTCTAAATTTAAGCCTCCCGCTACAGCAACTGGGACTTTTACAGCTTTTACAACTTTTTCTAAATCCTCCAAGGGGTTCTTCCCTTGAGCTTGCTCATCTATACCTGTGTGGACTAAGATGTAGTGCACACCCATTTTTTCAAGTTCTTTGGCCCTCTTCACTTTGTCTTTAACGCCAATTAAATCGACCATTACTTTTATTCCGTACTTTCTCGCAACTGCTACGGCATCTTTTATTGTTTTGTCATCAGCAACTCCAAGGATTGAGACTACATCAGCACCATGCCTTGCTGCCATTTCAACTTCAAGAGCACCTGTGTCCATAGTTTTTAAATCTGCCACAATTTTCCTGTCTGGGAATCTTCTCTTCATGAGTTCTACTGCCCTCATACCTTCTTTCTTTATTAAAGGAGTCCCTACTTCAAGCCAATGAGCTCCACCACGAGCAGCTTTCTCTGCTATGGAAATCGCCTGCTCAATATCAGTTAAATCAAGCGCCACCTGCAAGATCATCTTGACTTACCTCCTCGGTGATATTCAAGTTAACATCAAATTGGGTGCTTTTAACTTTAACTCTTCTACGACTAGATGGCAATTAGCTATAAATTTAAAAGGGACGACTCGAAAATAGCCTTGGGGAGAAGAAATGGTTACATTTATTCCTTTCGGAGAGAAACCCAATAAAGAGGGAGTTATGTATACTATAGAGTTACTAAAAAGGAACAAACTAATAGATGATTTTATGATAGTTGAATCAAATAACGTGGAGCTGCTCGCAGATAGAGTGCCACTAGACAAATGCTATATTATCGGGGAACATCTGGCAACATATGGAATAATCAAAAGGATAAAGCCTCCCTCTATAATAAGCATTGACGCCCATACTGATTTAATGCATGATTACCTTGACCATGGTTCTTGGCTCGCTTATGCTCTGGAGGAGAAAGCAGTAAACCGTGCAGCAGTAGTTGGACCTGTGTTGATGATACCAACAACTGAAGGGACTAGTTTATGGACAAGAAGGGTTAAAATTTTTCCCGCACTTCCGAGGAGCAAGAGATCAAGAGGAAAGTGGAAAGCGTATAAAAGCCTAAAAACATCTCCGATAGAGGAAATAATCGCTACCATGCGGAGATATCTTGGAGAAGAAATTTACCTAACAGTTGACATGGACGTTTTAAAGCCAGAGTACAAAATCGCCAGATTCCAACATGGCGAACTTAGCCTAGAAGAGTTGTTGGGGCTTATAGAGGAGATCAAGAAAAACTTCAAAATAATAGCATGCGATATAGCGGAGATTTCAGACAGGATAAAAAGATCAAAACTTGGAAAAAAAGCTTTAATTGAGGTTTACACAGCACTCATGGGTGAGTAAAATGGCACTAAGCGACAGAGAAATTAGGGAAATAATAACCCCACTTCTCTTATCTGGGGCAAAAATGCTTGATAAACATTGTCCAAAATGCGGATCCCCTCTCTTTGAACTAAACGGAAGGGTTTTTTGTCCAATTTGCGAGCACAGAAAAAAAGAAGAAAGTACAGAATTAAAGAGTATTGAAGAAAGTTTACTGGAAAAGCTGAAGGTATTGGCAAATAACCTTCCCGACGACATAGATGAATTAAAAAAGCACTTAGAAGTTATGAAAATGATAGTAGAATTGTTGGAGAAATATAAGAAGATGGAGGAGATAAGATGAAGCACCTGAAAATTTTAAATGTTTTGACAAAAGAAATGACAACTGAAGAAATCGCAAAAGAGACTGGCATGAGTTTAGCTGAGACCAGAAGATTCTTACTCAGACTTCGGGAACAGGGAAAGGTTGAAAGCTTCGAGAGAGACGGAAAAATCTTTTGGAAGTTGAAAGAGAAAAGCAAAGAGGAGGAAGAGTTCAAGTATATCTAAACTTTCTCTGCTTTTTCCCAATATTCATTGAATTTTCCTTTAAAGAGCTCAACTACTCTGAAGTCTTTTATCCATACTTGGGTTTCGTAATTGAAGTACCTTGCTGCCAAATCTTCCAAAGCAAAGAACACTTCCTCGTCACATATTAGCATGGGGAGTTCTATCTTGTCAAGCACCTTAAGTTCGAGCTTTCCTTCTTTGTAGTAGTCCATTAGTTTTGATGTCTCAATCCTTGGAAGCATCTGTTTGGACACTATTATTTTTGCTTTAACTCCCCTATCGATGGCCTTTGTTATCTCCTCGTCAAGGTTTGCCGCAATGTAACCATTGTCCGCCAGCAGTATTTCTTTTTCAACTTCTTCAAACATCTCTTGAGTCTTGAGAGTCGAGTTCCTGATACCCCTGACTACCCATACTCTCTCGACACCATATTTAGGAACTTCAGTTTCTATTAGTGGGGTCATTAGTTCTAGGAGCTCTTCCTTAGCTTTTTTCTTGGCTTCAAGTTCTTCTTTGACTCTCTCTTGCCAGTCCTCAATAAACTTCTCAAGAACGTTTTTAGGATGTACTGGTCTGTACTTGTTAGCTTTTCCTGGCTGGCTTAGTGCAAAACCTTTCTTTTCCAAACTCCTCAAAACGTCGTAGGTTCTTGGAGCTGGCACTTCTGAAACGCTTGCAAGCTCTGCTGGTGTAAGAACTCCGAAGCCAACTAGTGCAACGTATGCCCTAGCCTCATATAAATTCAGTTCAAAATGTTCCTGCAAAAGTTCTACCATTCTTTCTTTCACCATTTTAATCACCTCTTATATTTGTAAAATAGCCAACAATCTATATAAATTTTTTCTTATTGGGTTTAGTTGCACTTTTTCTAATTGTAATTTTATTTTGACTGCATAAATATGCAATTTTGTTACTATTAGAGTAGTTAAGAATACACAACAGAACACGTAACATGAATTTATGTATAACTTTATTATAGCTTAGTGTGTTTAAACAAAGTGCACGCTTTACCTAGTCTTCACTTCCCAAAACTTTATAATGCTGTCGAACTCTCACCATCATGACGGCAACATGTACGCCGAAAATTATAAAAGATTTGAGCAAATTATAAATAGGTTGCGAGAGTTTGAAGGTGTTATCCTCGTGGAAGGAATGCGAGACGAGGTAGCTTTACGGAAATTGGGGGTCAGAACGGAGATAATCAAGCTCTCCCGCTTACCATTGGCGGAGATTGCCCTAATAGCCTCTCACTATCATGATGTCATGATATTAACAGATTTCGACAGAAAAGGTGAAGAACTTGCAAGAAAGCTAGTCCAATATTTGGAAGGGTATAAGTGCAGAGTAGATACAGAGACGCGAAGAGAGCTCAAGAAGATAGCAAAAAAGGACATTAAGGGCATTGAGGATCTGTACTCCCTTTACCTTCGTGTTAGGGATCTCCGTTTCTGACCCCCGAAAGGAGGGGTAAGGATTGAAAAGAAAAAAGGCCACAATCCATCAAATTTTGCTTGAGAAGCAAAGAATGTTAAAAAAGAAAGGAGTAGAAGGTGATAGCATGGCTGCAAAGGATGATTTTGGAACAACAAAATATGTAATTCACGCAGAATTCGAGGCCAACGGTATTGTGGAAAGGCCTGATGTTGTAGGTGCTATTTTTGGACAGACTGAAGGTTTGCTTGGAGATGATTTGGATTTAAGAGAACTTCAAAAAACTGGGAGAATAGGAAGAATCAAAGTTGAAGTTCACACAAGGGCTGGAAAAAGTTACGGAACAATAACAATTCCGTCCAGCTTAGACAGAGTTGAGACTGCAATATTAGCAGCTGCCTTAGAAACAATAGATAGAATAGGACCTTCAGAAGCCAGAATTAGAGTAATAAGAATCGAGGACGTCAGGGCAACGAAGAGGAAATACATCATAGAGAGAGCAAAGGAAATACTTGAAACCCTTATGGAAGAGGAAATTCCAGAAACACAGGAAATTACTGAGGAGGTCAAGAAGGAAGTAAGAGCCAAGGAGCTCATTGAATATGGTCCAGAGAAGCTTCCAGCTGGTCCGCATGTGCCATTCTCAGATTCAATAATTGTGGTTGAGGGCAGAGCGGACGTGCTTAATCTCTTAAAGCATGGAATCAAGAACGCCATAGCCGTTGAGGGAACATCCGTGCCAGAGACAATAATAAAACTCAGCAAAGAGAGAATCGTTACAGCTTTCACAGATGGAGATAGGGGAGGAGAGCTAATATTAAAGGAACTTCTCCAGGTGGCAGATATTGATTACGTGGCTAGAGCCCCAGAAGGAAAAGAAGTTGAAGAATTAACGAAGAAAGAAATCATAAAGGCACTAAGAAGCAAAGTTCCAGCAGAGCAAGTTATAAATGAGCTCTTTGCCAAAGGAAAGAGCTTTTACGAAATTGTTAAGGAGAGAGAACAACAAAGAGCCAGCCAGCAACAACCCGCAGAACCAAGACAAACAGAAAAGGCCGTTGAACCTCAAAAAGAAACCGTAAGAGAGACAAAAGTTGAAG comes from Thermococcus aggregans and encodes:
- a CDS encoding helix-turn-helix domain-containing protein, which codes for MKHLKILNVLTKEMTTEEIAKETGMSLAETRRFLLRLREQGKVESFERDGKIFWKLKEKSKEEEEFKYI
- the trmBL2 gene encoding HTH-type transcriptional regulator TrmBL2, which translates into the protein MVKERMVELLQEHFELNLYEARAYVALVGFGVLTPAELASVSEVPAPRTYDVLRSLEKKGFALSQPGKANKYRPVHPKNVLEKFIEDWQERVKEELEAKKKAKEELLELMTPLIETEVPKYGVERVWVVRGIRNSTLKTQEMFEEVEKEILLADNGYIAANLDEEITKAIDRGVKAKIIVSKQMLPRIETSKLMDYYKEGKLELKVLDKIELPMLICDEEVFFALEDLAARYFNYETQVWIKDFRVVELFKGKFNEYWEKAEKV
- the hxlAB gene encoding bifunctional 3-hexulose-6-phosphate synthase/6-phospho-3-hexuloisomerase — encoded protein: MILQVALDLTDIEQAISIAEKAARGGAHWLEVGTPLIKKEGMRAVELMKRRFPDRKIVADLKTMDTGALEVEMAARHGADVVSILGVADDKTIKDAVAVARKYGIKVMVDLIGVKDKVKRAKELEKMGVHYILVHTGIDEQAQGKNPLEDLEKVVKAVKVPVAVAGGLNLETIPKVIEAGATIVIVGSAITKAKDPEEVTRKILDLFWGEYMVTIRKAIRDITEHINMVADSLKLEQVRGMIDSMISANKIFIYGAGRSGLVGKAFAMRLMHLDFNVYVVGETITPAFEEGDLLIAISGSGETRTIVDAAEIAKKQGGKVVAITSYKDSTLGKLADVVVEIPGRTKADIPTDYIARQMLTEYKWIAPMGTLFEDSTMLFLDGVIALLMATFQKTEKDMRKKHATLE
- a CDS encoding Sjogren's syndrome/scleroderma autoantigen 1 family protein yields the protein MALSDREIREIITPLLLSGAKMLDKHCPKCGSPLFELNGRVFCPICEHRKKEESTELKSIEESLLEKLKVLANNLPDDIDELKKHLEVMKMIVELLEKYKKMEEIR
- the dnaG gene encoding DNA primase DnaG, with amino-acid sequence MKRKKATIHQILLEKQRMLKKKGVEGDSMAAKDDFGTTKYVIHAEFEANGIVERPDVVGAIFGQTEGLLGDDLDLRELQKTGRIGRIKVEVHTRAGKSYGTITIPSSLDRVETAILAAALETIDRIGPSEARIRVIRIEDVRATKRKYIIERAKEILETLMEEEIPETQEITEEVKKEVRAKELIEYGPEKLPAGPHVPFSDSIIVVEGRADVLNLLKHGIKNAIAVEGTSVPETIIKLSKERIVTAFTDGDRGGELILKELLQVADIDYVARAPEGKEVEELTKKEIIKALRSKVPAEQVINELFAKGKSFYEIVKEREQQRASQQQPAEPRQTEKAVEPQKETVRETKVEVKPPAREEKFVKPIQPPKAPELEEFKGWIEKVKKDSTAILLDENKNVIAEIPVRDLLTSLNDKENVHAIVFNGIITQRLIDIVSEKGVKYLIGARKSNVVRRPIDLKIITFAE
- a CDS encoding arginase family protein, whose translation is MVTFIPFGEKPNKEGVMYTIELLKRNKLIDDFMIVESNNVELLADRVPLDKCYIIGEHLATYGIIKRIKPPSIISIDAHTDLMHDYLDHGSWLAYALEEKAVNRAAVVGPVLMIPTTEGTSLWTRRVKIFPALPRSKRSRGKWKAYKSLKTSPIEEIIATMRRYLGEEIYLTVDMDVLKPEYKIARFQHGELSLEELLGLIEEIKKNFKIIACDIAEISDRIKRSKLGKKALIEVYTALMGE